One window of the Podospora pseudocomata strain CBS 415.72m chromosome 7, whole genome shotgun sequence genome contains the following:
- a CDS encoding hypothetical protein (COG:S; EggNog:ENOG503PB9A), with amino-acid sequence MESQGAPGVSQQPRSRKRQRTSRVPEAGNTASPALTPVSQLPQGWGAAMANNNHPQAVRSHVIDTVPIQSSFSSQQLDRSHEPDGLMNSYSNQHHNAHSQYPDPQPTLASAPHPDTSGLSSLSNLAGEQHQHHGQHQQQHPQHPHQQHAHHHHPSQQAQQQQQQQQSQQQSQPQQQQPTQHQHQQQQQQQQQQQQQQRPSISVNPSAAKPDSRALFQQQYGGVKHTSGDSPPANVANPTSAGPSYSNLPVWHGTPTPTGSSQPAPQLGSASSMPPQSPVPGIPGGGGLGPPPESIYQTFDELLAAVQRHAKEQGYSIVKLRASNYRDGKPTRYDLVCDRGGVKYNSTAKKRNPSTRKVDCPWRAKAVCEVNLGNQWRFVVQEVRHNHEARVAAAQPGQENTPVAQSIRSLNHKIDRISHEMSQGFSRLEQVVVQRLDNMEKRLEALETGRPAMLGNGGVPSMGTPSMPTANMGGGNMGNAPMTNGGMQPLVDSRMGALESRLTQIEMMEEDPSRLSLMVNT; translated from the coding sequence ATGGAGTCCCAGGGAGCTCCAGGAGTTTCGCAGCAGCCACGGAGCCGCAAGCGCCAGCGCACCTCCAGGGTGCCGGAAGCCGGAAATACTGCCTCTCCAGCACTCACCCCTGTCAGCCAGCTCCCCCAGGGCTGGGGGGCTGCCATggcaaacaacaaccacccccaggCCGTGCGCAGCCATGTCATTGACACCGTGCCAATTCAGTCCAGCTTCTCGTCACAGCAGCTCGACAGATCCCATGAGCCAGACGGCTTGATGAACAGCTACAGCAACCAACATCATAATGCCCATTCCCAGTACCCCgatccccaacccaccctcgcctccgccCCGCATCCCGACACGTCTGGTCTGAGCAGTCTGAGCAACCTAGCCGGtgagcagcaccagcatcacggccagcaccaacaacagcaccctcagcaccctcaccagcagcacgcccaccaccatcacccttcCCAGCAggcgcaacagcagcagcagcagcagcagtcgcaACAgcaatcccaaccccaacaacaacagccgacccagcaccagcaccaacagcagcagcagcagcagcagcagcagcagcagcagcagcgccctAGTATCAGCGTGAACCCATCGGCGGCAAAGCCTGACAGCCGCGCTCTCTTCCAGCAGCAATACGGCGGTGTTAAGCACACCTCTGGTGATTCCCCTCCCGCAAACGTGGCGAACCCAACCTCCGCCGGTCCTTCCTACTCGAATCTGCCGGTCTGGCACGGCACGCCCACTCCCACCGGCTCGTCGCAACCCGCGCCTCAGCTtggctcggcctcctcgatgcCACCGCAGTCGCCGGTACCAGGCATTCCTGGCGGAGGTGGCCTGGGCCCGCCTCCAGAAAGCATATATCAGACTTTCGACGAGCTGCTTGCCGCGGTACAGCGCCATGCGAAGGAGCAAGGTTATTCCATTGTGAAGCTACGCGCCAGTAACTACCGCGATGGTAAGCCGACGCGCTACGATCTTGTATGCGATCGCGGCGGAGTCAAGTACAACAGCACGGCCAAGAAGCGTAACCCAAGCACGCGCAAGGTTGATTGCCCATGGCGGGCCAAGGCCGTGTGCGAGGTCAACTTGGGCAATCAGTGGAGGTTCGTTGTCCAGGAGGTCCGGCATAACCATGAGGCGCGTGTTGCTGCGGCTCAACCGGGACAAGAAAACACACCTGTCGCGCAAAGTATCCGCAGCCTCAATCATAAAATCGACCGCATCTCCCATGAGATGAGCCAGGGTTTCAGTCGATTGGAACAGGTCGTTGTGCAGCGCTTGGACAACATGGAGAAGCGATTAGAAGCTCTTGAGACAGGTCGACCAGCAATGCTCGGAAACGGCGGTGTACCGTCCATGGGAACACCAAGCATGCCAACTGCTAATATGGGCGGCGGCAATATGGGCAATGCCCCGATGACGAACGGAGGCATGCAGCCGCTTGTGGATAGTAGGATGGGGGCACTGGAAAGCCGCTTGACTCAGATCGAAATGATGGAAGAAGATCCATCACGCCTCTCGCTCATGGTCAACACCTAG
- a CDS encoding hypothetical protein (EggNog:ENOG503NVBF; COG:T) — translation MSLKQEIETWVEALKYYDNNEFDEALQAFERISDTSKILFNMGVINATLGQHEQAVECYQRAVKLDQYLAVAYFQQGVSNFLLGDFEEALANFNDTLLYLRGNTLIDYGQLGLIFKLYSCEVLFNRGLCYIYLEQMEAGMQDLQYAVKEKVVEDHNVINDAIRDEAKGYTVFSIPVGVVYRPNEAKVRNLQQKDYLGKARLVAASDRANAFTGFAGAEMKQSTGPIEVKDDRPQEALSFAASNLVKPGLQSRRQQSEPPNSRNVFPPTPPPENDKPAQPSRAASVRNGPKPVPSRLNLEKSRPSDRYEKASPDEGPREQQRRPSRSASAAAPPSRGYSQRDPPSSRRRREEEEDTYNDDLYDMYQGGGGSRNSRSQRSNRGGNQPRDRYIEEEDEEGSDYDDGSFDEGDFEMMAPRRPGPGSVSGGSKRGSSRRDALRTIRVKVHANDVRYIMVGPAVEFPDFAAKIREKFNIPPRGQFLIKFKDEDSPELITMVDQDDLEMVMSGVRQNARKARSETGKMEVWVELQ, via the exons ATGTCTTTAAAACAG GAAATAGAAACTTGGGTCGAGGCCCTCAAGTACTACGACAACAATGAGTTCGACGAAGCCCTCCAGGCCTTTGAGAGGATCTCGGATACCTCCAAGATTCTGTTCAATATGGGCGTGATCAATGCGACACTCGGCCAGCACGAGCAAGCT GTCGAATGCTACCAACGCGCTGTCAAACTCGACCAGTACCTCGCCGTCGCTTACTTTCAACAAGGTGTTTCCAACTTTTTGCTGGGTGATTTCGAGGAGGCCTTAGCGAACTTCAACGACACACTTCTTTACCTCCGCGGCAACACGCTGATCGACTATGGGCAGCTCGGGTTGATCTTCAAGCTCTACTCTTGCGAGGTCTTGTTCAACCGTGGTCTCTGCTACATCTACCTGGAGCAAATGGAAGCTGGTATGCAAGATTTGCAGTACgccgtcaaggagaaggtggtggaggaccaCAATGTAATCAACGATGCCATCAGGGATGAGGCGAAG GGCTATACAGTGTTCTCGATTcctgttggtgttgtctACAGGCCCAATGAGGCCAAGGTGCGAAATTTGCAGCAAAAGGACTACCTCGGGAAGGCCAGATTAGTTGCTGCCTCGGACAGAGCCAATGCCTTTACCGGATTTGCCGGTGCTGAAATGAAGCAATCT ACCGGCCCAAtcgaggtcaaggacgaCAGGCCACAAGAAGCCCTCTCCTTCGCCGCCAGCAACCTCGTCAAACCAGGCCTCCAGTCCAGAAGACAGCAATCCGAACCACCAAACAGCCGCAACGtcttccctcccaccccaccacccgagAACGACAAGCCAGCGCAACCAAGCCGCGCCGCCTCGGTCCGCAACGGACCCAAGCCCGTCCCCAGCCGCCTCAACCTTGAAAAGTCCCGCCCAAGCGACCGCTACGAAAAAGCCTCCCCAGACGAGGGACCACGCGAACAGCAGCGCCGGCCAAGCCgctccgcctcggccgctGCCCCCCCATCCCGCGGCTACTCCCAGCGcgatcccccctcctccaggagaagaagagaagaagaagaggacacGTACAACGACGACCTCTACGACATGTaccaaggcggcggcggctccaGAAACAGCCGCTCCCAACGGAGCAACCGCGGCGGCAACCAGCCACGAGACCGCTACatcgaggaagaagacgaagaaggcaGCGACTACGACGACGGCTCCTTTGACGAGGGCGACTTTGAGATGATGGCGCCCAGGAGGCCAGGTCCCGGTTCTGTCTCGGGGGGATCCAAGCGGGGGTCCTCGAGGAGGGACGCGCTGAGGACGATCAGGGTCAAGGTGCACGCCAACGACGTGCGGTACATCATGGTCGGGCCGGCGGTCGAGTTCCCCGACTTTGCGGCCAAGATCAGGGAGAAGTTCAACATCCCGCCCAGGGGCCAGTTCTTGATCAAGTTCAAGGACGAGGACTCGCCCGAGCTGATCACGATGGTGGACCAGGATGatctggagatggtgatgagcGGTGTGAGGCAGAATGCCAGGAAGGCGAGGTCGGAGAcggggaagatggag GTCTGGGTTGAACTGCAATAA
- the CCS1 gene encoding copper chaperone (EggNog:ENOG503NZHY; COG:P), with amino-acid sequence MPPIPKFSFTKPIAYSLSGIALLASAGAYTYRRQLLHLQQQQQQRSQSPTFPGNKSPNSPIVSAATASPLKMAVTTPFQTLFAVPMHCESCAKDISQALFKVSGITKVEPDVKEQLVTIEGTAPPSAIVDAIQATGRDAILRGSGASNSAAVSILETYYRRSVQEAAASASASKPAGSWINQRLVRGLARMVQVSPTETVVDLTIRGLSPGKYRATIRAYGNLQDGVTSAGPIWSGTTTTTTADSETKPTTPRGILGTVEIGSDGRGTVFLNHPFQVWEVIGHALVISPNDESDEGKPLTNDENTVVGIIARSAGVWDNDKTVCSCTGKTLWEERKDEVSKGML; translated from the exons ATGCCTCCTATCCCCAAATTCAGCTTCACAAAACCCATTGCATACAGTCTCAGTGGCATAGCCCTCTTAGCATCTGCAGGCGCATACACATATCGACGGCAGCTTCTCCATctgcaacaacagcaacagcagcgaTCCCAGTCGCCAACATTCCCAGGAAATAAAAGTCCCAACTCACCAATAGTCTCAGCGGCAACCGCATCTCCTTTAAAAATGGCCGTTACAACCCCTTTTCAG ACTCTCTTCGCAGTGCCCATGCATTGTGAAAGTTGCGCCAAAGACATTTCGCAAGCCTTGTTCAAAGTATCCGGCATCACAAAGGTTGAACCGGACGTCAAGGAGCAGCTGGTGACAATTGAAGGAACCG caccaccatcagccatCGTTGATGCCATTCAAGCCACCGGACGTGATGCCATCCTCCGCGGTTCAGGAGCTTCAAACA GCGCGGCAGTAAGCATCCTAGAAACCTACTACCGCCGCTCCGTccaagaagccgccgcctccgcctcagCCAGCAAGCCAGCCGGCAGCTGGATCAACCAACGCCTCGTCCGCGGCCTCGCCAGGATGGTCCAAGTAAGCCCCACAGAAACAGTCGTCGACCTCACCATCCGCGGCCTCTCACCAGGAAAATACCGGGCCACCATCCGCGCCTACGGAAACCTCCAGGACGGGGTCACCTCTGCGGGCCCCATCTGGAGcgggaccaccaccacaacaactGCTGACAGCGAAacaaaacccaccacccctcgtGGAATCCTGGGTACGGTAGAGATAGGATCAGACGGACGGGGAaccgtcttcctcaaccaccccttccagGTGTGGGAGGTCATCGGCCACGCTCTGGTTATCTCGCCCAATGACGAGAGCGACGAGGGGAAGCCCCTGACCAATGATGAGAACACCGTGGTTGGGATCATCGCGAGGAGTGCCGGGGTTTGGGATAATGATAAGACTGTTTGCTCCTGCACGGGGAAGACCTTGTgggaggaaaggaaggaTGAGGTATCAAAAGGGATGCTGTGA